The sequence below is a genomic window from Escherichia marmotae.
CTAAGTCGTAGCGATATTGGCCTGTTAGCAACCCTGTTTTATATCACCTACGGTTTGTCGAAGTTTGTCTCCGGCATTGTCAGCGACCGCTCAAATGCGCGTTATTTTATGGGGATTGGGCTTATCGCGACTGGCATCATCAACATTCTGTTTGGATTTTCCACTTCGCTATGGGCGTTTGCCGTGCTCTGGGTGTTGAACGCCTTTTTCCAGGGTTGGGGGTCGCCGGTTTGTGCGCGTCTGTTAACTGCCTGGTATTCACGTACCGAGCGTGGCGGTTGGTGGGCGCTGTGGAATACGGCACATAACGTTGGCGGTGCGTTGATCCCCATCGTGATGGCGGCAGTTGCGCTGCATTATAGCTGGCGTATCGGGATGATGATTGCCGGAAGTTTAGCCATTATAGTGGGGGGTTTTCTCTGCTGGCGGCTACGCGACCGCCCGCAGGCGTTAGGTTTACCGGCGGTCGGAGAATGGCGGCACGACGCACTGGAGGTAGCCCAGCAACAGGAAGGGGCGGGGTTGACACGTAAAGAGATCCTCACCAAATATGTGTTGCTGAATCCATACATCTGGCTGCTTTCGTTCTGCTACGTGCTGGTTTACGTGGTTCGTGCAGCGATTAACGACTGGGGCAACTTGTACATGTCCGAGACGCTGGGCGTCGATTTGGTGACGGCGAATACTGCGGTAACCATGTTTGAACTGGGCGGATTTATCGGTGCGCTGGTTGCAGGCTGGGGATCGGACAAACTGTTTAACGGTAACCGTGGGCCGATGAATTTGATATTCGCCGCGGGGATTTTGCTTTCTGTCGGCTCGCTGTGGCTGATGCCGTTTGCCAGTTACGTGATGCAGGCGACCTGCTTTTTCACCATTGGCTTTTTTGTTTTTGGCCCGCAGATGTTAATCGGCATGGCAGCGGCAGAGTGTTCTCACAAAGAGGCGGCAGGGGCAGCGACGGGGTTTGTCGGCTTGTTTGCTTATCTTGGGGCATCGCTCGCCGGTTGGCCGCTGGCGAAAGTGCTCGATACCTGGCACTGGAGCGGTTTTTTTGTGGTTATCGCTATCGCCGCCGGGATTTCGGCGCTGCTGTTACTGCCCTTTTTGAATGCTCAGGCACCACGCGAAGCGTGATGCATCTTACCTTTTTACTTCATATCCGGCAAAACTAAGAAATTTTCCTGGTTTTGCCTGGACGCTATCCCAGGCCTGATTTGCTGCTGATTTTTACAATGAATACCTCACGCAGGTATTCATTTCAGGAGTAACCCATGCTGGCTTTCCTCAACCAGGTTCGCAAGCCGACTCTGGATCTTCCGCTCGAAGTGCGGCGCAAAATGTGGTTCAAACCGTTCATGCAATCCTACCTGGTGGTCTTTATTGGCTACCTGACGATGTACCTGATTCGTAAGAACTTTAACATTGCGCAGAACGACATGATCTCCACCTACGGGCTGAGCATGACGCAGTTGGGGATGATAGGACTGGGCTTCTCCATCACCTATGGCGTGGGTAAAACGCTGGTTTCCTATTACGCTGACGGC
It includes:
- the uhpC gene encoding MFS transporter family glucose-6-phosphate receptor UhpC, whose product is MLQFLKAPADAPLMSDKREIDACYRYWRRHILLTIWLGYALFYFTRKSFNAAMPEILATGVLSRSDIGLLATLFYITYGLSKFVSGIVSDRSNARYFMGIGLIATGIINILFGFSTSLWAFAVLWVLNAFFQGWGSPVCARLLTAWYSRTERGGWWALWNTAHNVGGALIPIVMAAVALHYSWRIGMMIAGSLAIIVGGFLCWRLRDRPQALGLPAVGEWRHDALEVAQQQEGAGLTRKEILTKYVLLNPYIWLLSFCYVLVYVVRAAINDWGNLYMSETLGVDLVTANTAVTMFELGGFIGALVAGWGSDKLFNGNRGPMNLIFAAGILLSVGSLWLMPFASYVMQATCFFTIGFFVFGPQMLIGMAAAECSHKEAAGAATGFVGLFAYLGASLAGWPLAKVLDTWHWSGFFVVIAIAAGISALLLLPFLNAQAPREA